acttctcttgaagacctggttgaaatgaatcatgcactggactcctccagatttctaaagatagaaatgggcatggaacatcttaatgaaggaatgaaacacttgtattttatgatcaagaattctcactgccctaatgaagaacaaagaacttactttgaagggtcgtctggtggaggctcaggctctggagatGATGGAGATCatggaggttctaaaggaaagtcagtagaggatccctcaactaagggggagaagaaagggagtagtggaaaggggaaagaaaaagatacctctgctggagacaaaggaaaggctgatgatgtctactacagtggagaacaggatgactttgatatttttgatattcccactgaaccagtcttggaagataaagatggtttatttgaagctgaagaggaaagtgattttggagaatgggaagaggaagctacagtggatcctatctttgagaaagagtttcagcagcagcagtcagagatgaaaagaaaagaagctgaactcaaaaaggtctcccagatcattgacatgaggaaagacatataaagaacagaaactcttcaaaagcaacgtcttcatgacattaaggctcaagaataaaatattatttaattgagTTTTTCAGATCTAATTGAAACTCCTTTTGTCCTCTGCATCTCTTATGCTCTTAATTCTTCATTTTGCTATTGTGTTTATAAAAGTATTAGCAAAAGGTTCTGTTTTGTACTTTTGAAATTTTCACTTAGCGGTACTTTCAATTTTATGTTGCTGGAAGGTAAACTTTATTATTTCTCAGCCAACTTTCACCTATAATCTGTTGTCATGATGCATACACTTTGAATTAAAAATTCAATAGGACTCAACCAATTATCCGTAAAATGTCTTAGATTTGTACCTATTCCTTgacaaaaaaaaatatattaaactTGTGCACAGGTTCTCTTCATAGGTTTAGGCAATGAAACAAAAGGAAATTTATCGTATTCAGGACCATGATGTAAATATTTGTAGATAGCTACCTGTAAGTTCCTCCATCTACATTACATTATAGGAAGCTCATGATAATATTTGTAGATTTTCGTGTGATAGCTGCAACACAATATTAATGTACATGCCTTGAATTACTAACTAATTACTAATGCATATTTTTAAAGTTGCTCACTATTTAGAGGCCTGCACATAGTTTTTATAGCATCTATCTGATAACTCCCGTGAGCGGGGCGGCTCCCTCTGACGCCGTTCCTGGACCTTCCTTCTGAGAGCGGGGGGTAGCTGTCGTTGGGTATCTGTAAAATAACACGGAGGGGTCCCCACGGCGCCTCTGGTGTGAGAATAAGAGTCTGGTTGAGGAGGATGAAGATAGAGAGGACAAGGGTGGTGGTGTGTGTATAAGCTGTGTGTATGAGAGTGTGCGTGCTCAAAGTGtgtctaacccctaaacccttcatctttgggggtatatatagcccaaaggtagggtttaggggttggtacctctAGATCAGGGTCGTTGATTGCTGGAagcggaggacgcctggcttgggtaGATTGCATACATGTGTCCAGGCGAGGACCACCTTCAGGGTGTCCTAATGGTACTCTGACACGCGCCATGTTTATCTGATATGTtagttgttgatagctgtcattgTCATGTGCCCATGTACccctccttggcgggttgtgggatgtgcatgtgCTTGCGGGGCCCCCCCTCGGGTCCACTCTAGCTGGGTGATCCTGGTATTGGGATGTATCCAGGTTGGTGGATGATCCAGGTCCTGGGTTGGCAGCTGATCCTGGGTCTCTCCACTTGACTGCTCTGGGTGAGGGGGGACTTGGTCCATCAGTTGAGCCTGCCTCACCCTAGATCTGGGTTGGGCCCTAGCCAGGttgcttataccctatcattttcccctcattcccttatgcagattttctggatgagggagtagagtagTGTCACGTAGCTATTGCCTTGGGAAAAATTTCTGCTTCTTTGTTGCCACCCAATCTGGGTCTTTTGTAGTAGGGATGAATCCGGATTGAAGTAGGAGAAATTGGTTGCTATGAAAAAATTCTGCTTCTTTGTTGCCCCAAATCCGGGTCTAGTGTAGTAGAGACAGATCCGGATTAAGGTTGATGAAATTGGTTACCTTTGAAAAAATTCTGCTTCTTTGTTGCCCACCAATCCGAGTCTAGTATAGTAGAGACATATCCAGATTGAAGTAGGAGAAATTGGttgctttgaaaaaaaattgCATCTTTGTTGCCCCACAATCCGGGTCTAGTATAGTAGAGACagatccggattaaggtagataAAATTAGTTGTCTTGGGTTGCTTCTttgttgccccccaatccgggtctAGTATAGTAGAGACGAATCCGGATTAAGGTTGATGAAATTGGTTGCCTTTGAAAAAATTCCGCTTCTTTGTTGCCCATCAATCCGGGTCTAGTGTAGTAGAGACAGATCCGGATTGAAATAGGAGAAATTGGTTGCTTTGAAAATATTCTGCATCTTTGTTGCCCCTCAATCCGGGTCTAGTGTAGTAGAGACAGATCCAGATTAAGGTAGATGAAACTGGTTGCCTTAGAAGAAATTATGCTTCTTTGTTGCCCAGCAATCCGGGTCTACTGTAGTAGAGACAGATCCGGATTAAGATAGATGAAATTGGTTGCCTTTGAAAAAATTCTGCTTCTttgttgccccccaatccgggtctGATGTCGTAGAGACAGATCCAGATTAAGTTAGATGAAATTGGTTGCTTTACAAGAAATTCTGCTTCTTTGTTGCCCCTCAAGCCGGGTCTGTTGTAGTAGATATAGATCCGGATTGCCTTAGAAAAATTCTGCTTCTTTCGAGAGACCAATCCGGATTGTCAGAGATCTGGGTAGGGGTTAATGATCCGGGTCTAATGCTTTGGATCCTGAAAAATAGGGGAATTTGTAACGCCTTTTCAGTTTTCCCCTACGATTTTGAATTATGGGGCAGTTAATTCCTTGAAACTCGCCCCACAATCATTACGTGTTTTACTGCGCTTTtatgtgcatatatatatatatatatttatatatatggttttAATTTTCCTGTAACTATTGCCCGGACCACTCCTGTCCTGCCATGTGGCAGGGGCGGTTTGTCTCCCCACCCCTATAAAGAGCTGGCTCCTTCCCcctttttattttttattcacaTCAAAAAAGAAGCAACAGTCTCCattctctatttctttcaaaaATCTCCAGAGGTTCGTGCTATTTTCTGGGTGTCTTCACTGCTGCCGTCGTTCTCTGTTCGTTGGCTCTCGCTTTCTCCGATTGACTTGTAAGGCTTCTTTTCCTTGCTTTTTCAATTTGTTTCTCGATTTTTCTTTTCGAGTTTGGTGTTTTTCTCCAAGTTTTTGCATGTTCCAATTTGGTTGTAGATTCTCCGTATTTTGGTTTATTTTCGTAGTGGATTTGTTTGTTTCTTGCTTATGCATGTTTAGATTTGTGTTTTTTTGGGgtttttttggcttgattttGGGTTGGGTTTTGTGTCAATTTTCTGGGTTTAGTGGtctgttcttggtgttcttgttTGCAATATGTGTAAGTATGTGTAAAAAATTGCATAGTTTAGATTTTGATTCTTGGGTAAACTGTTTGTGGGATAGGGTTTTGCTGTGATCCGGGTAGGGGGTCATAACCCGGATCTGGGTTAGTTTACTTTTTCCAAAATCGCATGTGATTGGAAGTTTGAGTTTTATACTGGTTGTTCGGATCCAGATCTATGCTATGGTTCTAGATCCGAGTCCTCTTATGCTTCCTATTTCCCGGGTCGCTGTCTGTTCTGGGATTGTGGGTTTGTCTTGGGTGCTTTTATTTTCGTAGTGTATGTGATCTGGATCAttgatgtttttccgggttggacttgcattaTCGGTATGGATCATTAGGTTATGGTTGATTTAACATAACGTCCTTGACCCGGACCGCCTAACAAAGAACTTGAAAATTGTAGGAATCCAGACTAACTCACCTCGATTTgaataggtatatggtccggatcAAGAGGCTTCCTAGAAGAGCTTTCAACTGTTACTCGGGTTTTTCAAGTGAGGAGAGTGATCCTGATTCAATCGAGAGAACTGAGATCCGGGTAGAGATGGTTAAGAAGGCTTCCTCCTCAACCGAGATAATCACGAAGTTCCGGTATAAGAAGCTCCCGGAGAATTCCGTTCCCTTTACTCCCCAGGGCTATTGGTCTAATATAATGTACCATTTTGTAGTCAAGTCCCCGGATGTTGATAATGAAGTTTTTTATGGGAGGATCAGATATGATAGGCAACGCAATGGTCATCCCGGGGTGTATAACCTGGAGGCTTTCGAGAGGGCCTTCTCCGAGTTTCCCATCAGTCGGGATCATTACCAGTTGAAAGACCTTTATTCCGAGGCGGATCCTGCTGAGATGGACGAAGTTGTCCGGGCCGCATTCCAGCTAACTCCTGATATCCAGTGGAGGTGGCCGGAACCGCACGAGAGGATCTATCACCGCCCGGAAGATGGCTTCATTCCGGTATGGATGGAGCACCTTAGATCCGGGTGGAGCCCCCACTTCCATATGTTTATTAAGCATCTCTGTAAGCACGTCTATAAGATATCCCCCATACAGATCACTCCCAACGGGATTAAGTCCATGACCTGGTTCATAGCCTGTTATAATAAATCCGGATTCTTTTCCACCTTAAAGTTTTTCCACCAGATTTTCTATCTGTCTAAGTCGAGCCAGAAGCCCTTTTATGAGATTAAGTTCCTGGCCTCGGAGTGTGGATATGGTTCGGGTAGGGCCAAACCTATAATGCACCATACTTCTTTGAAGTTCTGGAATGGGGAGATAATAATGCTGAAGGGCTATGACCTGGCCTACCTGCCCTACTTTACAATGGAGGGTATCCAGACCAAATTTGCTACTGGTGTCCTGGAGGCGCAGGCCTTAACCCAAATGAGAGCATTCTGTGACTCTCTCGGATTCCAGCCGACCCGGTACACCTTCATGAACCATAAGCTGCTCTTCAAACTCGATTGTAAGTCTTCTAAGTATATAGATTCAGAACATGTCTTGTTTTGATCCTATTTTCTGCTAGATTCGGATCACTTGTTTTTACTTGTAGAATATTTTGTTTCCTTTTTGGTCTGGGTCATTCCCTAATCATGTTGATCTGGATTGTGTTTGCCATTCACTTGTAATTTCTAAAGAGTTAGTTGCTTCCTGATCTGGATCGCCTACTCCGTTTGTTGATCCGGATCTGGATCATATTTTCCTTTTACTTTGTAGTCTCTTTATAGAATTGCCAGCCCCTGATCCGGATCATTTATTTCGTTCGTTGATCCGGATCCGGGTCCTATTTGCTTTTGACTTTGTGCCTTTTTATTTGAATTTGTCGTATCCGGATCCCCTCTTGTGCCCTTTTATCCGGATCATCTTTTCTTTTTATTCTGGAATCTGACTTGTGTTCTTCTCATATATCTACAGGCCTGCCTCATTTCAACCGTGACTTTCTCGGAATCATGTCTTCTTCCGCCTATGCTGCAGCTTTCAACACTCTTGGTTTGGCCTTCAAGACTACTAAGGGGGCTCTGGGACCTGGGTCCGGGTCAGCTGATCTCGAGGGTGGGGCTGAATCCGCTGCTCCCCAAAATGTCCTTGATCCGGGTTATGAAGCCGGCGATTCTGAGCCCGTAATTAAGGAAATTCCACATGATGATGACCCTCCTAGGAAGAAGAGGAAGAGTGTCCTGGCCAAGCCTCCTCGGGGCAAATCTGCTATTTCCAGCCGGGTCATCTGCGATTCGGAGGGAAAAGGTCCGGACGGGGACCCGGTGAAAGTTGGGACCAAGTCCCTAGTTGACCTGGACGGATTCATGTCAAGCATCCTTTCTGAAGAGGATTGGGATGAAGTGGAGGGTTCCAGTATGGCTGCAATATTTAAGAGGTAACTAGGCAATGGGGACAGGTAAACTTCAAGTAGTTTTTAGTTTTCCACCCGGATTGTATTCCTTTTCTGAgtctcttttctttttcttcctttagGTGGGGAGTGCAATATCTATTTGTTCTGATATCGCTTTCACTGAGGTCCGGGAGGCTAACAACAGGTTTAGGGCCGAGAAGATAAGAGCTGATAACCTGAAGGATGAGTTGGATGAGGCCCGGAAAGGCTTCAAGACTGTTGAATCCGGGTTGAAGGAGCAACTGAAGGACGAGAAGACCCAGGCCGAAGGTCTTGCTGAAGAAGTGGAGAAGCTCAAGGCTGACCTGGCTGCGAAGGAGAACTTGGACAAGGAGGCCATCAACGTTGAGTTCAAAGCCAGCGATGTCTATGACTTCGAGATTGCTCAAGCCGGGGTTCCCGAGGTTCGCAGGGCCTGGCTCGTGGCGGAGAGGCACATCAAATCTGATCCCCTGGCCAACTGGGGTAGCTTCATTCAAGAGTTTCTGGTGGCCAAATCAGCTGTTGAGTAGGGTCAAGGTGAACCGGAACCTTACGATGGTCCCAACCCCAGTTTCCTTTAGATTTGCCTCAGCTTTGTCAAGCTCTTCGGGCCTTGCCCTTGTAATTTGCTTCTTTCTAGTATTCCTCCTACTTTTTGTACTTTGATTCTAAACAATTTGTAATATTCGATTTGTCCGGATTGGTGGCAATCCGGGTTGCTGTTTTATGTTTAGTTGTTGCTTGGATAATTTGTTTTTTGTctagaaattattttaagtagCTTATTCTTGCTTTTAATCCAGGTGTGAAAGCTTACTCGGATCTGTTTGCTTTTCGCTTTTGTGCTTGGGAAATGCTCCAAGTAGATGGTTGCTGCCCCCAAACCGGGTATGGATTTATAACCGGTCTGGATCCGGGTGTGAACCATTACCCTGTTTAATACATTCTTTGAGTCCGGGTGTGAATCTATACCAGACTTGATATTTGCTTTATGttgctttatgtacttagaaaatGATCTAATTACATAGTGGTTGGTTGCAACCCGGGTTTGGATGCCTACCCGGGGTGGTTTGTGCTTTTAATGTTGGCTTTTAATCCGGGTATGACACCGTATCCGGATTGATGTTTTTCTTTTGCTTCTTTATGTACTTAGAGAGTATTCTAAGTACACAATAGTTGCTTTCAACCCGGATTTGGATGTCTATCCGGGTTGATTTTTGCTTTTAATATTGGATTTCAATCCGTGTATGACACCATATCCGGATTGATGTTTTCTTTTCCTCTTTTATATACTTAGAGAATAATCTAAGTACATAGTAGTTGCTTTCAACCCGGACTTGGATGCCTATCCGGGAAGGAATTATTGGCTTAAGATTCTACTAATAGCCGCCCATTTGTTTCGTGTAACATTCTATCACAGGAACTAAAAGCATTCGTGATTGAATCTTCTTCTAtctaaatattatataaataagaggtgttgatttttgattttaatattggctttcaatccgggtatgacACTATATCCGGATTGATGTTTGCTTTTGTTCTGTTATATACTTCTCTAAGTACACAATAGTTGCTTTCAACCCGGATTTGAATGTCTATccgggttgatgtttgcttttAATGTTGGCTTCCAGTCCGGGTATGACACCATATCCGGCTTGATGTTTGCTTTTGCTCTTTTATGTACTTAGAGAATAATCTAAGTACATAATAGTTGCTTTCAACCCGGATTTGGATGCCTATCCGGGTTGACTTTTGCTTTTAATATTGGCTTTCAATCTGGGTATGACACCATATCCGGATTGATGTTTGCTTTTGTTTTGTTATGTATTTCTCTAAGTACATAATAGTTGCTTTCAACCCGGATTTGGATGTTTATccgggttgatgtttgcttttAATGTTGGCTTCCAATCCGGGTATGACACTATATCCAGATTGATGTTTGTTTTTGCTCTTTTATGTACTTAGAGAATAGTCTAAGTATATAATAGTTGTTTTCAACCCGGGTGTGTTTGTTTTTTCGGGTTGGACTGTGCTTTGCTTGTAGTAACTGTTAAGATAAGAACTGGCTGAAaaaggaaaattcttttcattgacTTAAAATTTTCTTCATACAAAATATTTAATCAGAAATTGGTTGCTTTCCATAGGCTACAGGTTTTTTGGTTGCTTTTTCTATTGATAGAATTTTCTAAGTCTGAGTCCATGCCAGGTGTTTGGGATCTCAGATTCATCCATGTTCATCAGCTTATATGTCCCTATGCTTAACACTTCCTTGATTTTGTAAGGCCCTTCCCACCTTGGCATTAGCTTCCCAGTGTTGGTTGGATCTGATGCTTCTGTGTCTCGAAGTACtaggtctccaacttgaaagttcTTGACCTTGGACTTCTTGCTAAAGTGTTCCTTAGTTTTTTCCTTGTACTTATCCATCCTTGCAACATCTTGGtctcggacttcatcaattatctcGATGTTTATCCTGAGCCCCTCCTCGTTGGCTACCTCATCAAAGTTGATTGCTCGGTGAGAGGGGGATCCTACCTCGATGGGCAGCATTGCTTCAGTTCCATAAGCCAGTTTGAAGGGCGTTTCTCCTGTGCTTGTGCGGGGACTTGTTCTGTAGGCCCATAGTACATTTGGCAATTCTTCCGGCCATTTTCTTTTGCTTTCTCTGAGCCTCTTCTCGATTCCACGGAGAAGGATCTGTTTGTCACTTCTACTTGGCCATTTTCTTGAGTTAGGCTACTGATGATTTCCTGTGCCGGATGCCCCGCTCTTGGAGGTAGGATTCAAAATCTGATCCGACAAACTGTGGCCCATTATCCGAGACCAGTACTTTTGGGACTCCGAATCTCATCAATATGTTGCCCATGAATTTTATGCAATCCTGCTCATTTATTGTCCGCATTACCTTTGCTTCTACCCACTTAGTCATGTAGTCAATTAAGACCAGTAGGTACCTCAGGTCTCCTCTGGCCCGGGGGAAGGGTCCCATAATATCTATCCCCAAACAGCGATGGGAATTGGAGATAGAATTGATGATGGTAGGACTGGGCTTATCTGGGATACGTTGCTGAACATTTGGCATTGTATGCATTTTTTTACAAAGTCGTTTGCATCTTTGTGGATTGTTGGCCAGTAGTAACCCTGCCTTATTATCTTGTGAGCCAGGGCTTTCGCTGACATGTGGTCTCCGCATATCCCTTCGTGGACTTCCATTAAGCAATACTCTTCCTCCCCGGGGCCAATGCATTTCAGGATGGGTGATGAGAAGGTCCAGCGGTAGAATATTCCCTCTTCAATGAAGAATTTTgttgctgtaataaccccaaaaattttggactttttgtaaaccttatcaatagtgattttgctgattatgttgaataagaaaactttttatgccgCACAATGTAGCAGTTCGTTTATTGATATtatgaggtcttattagtactctatatggtatataagtgtatgtaaagatcgtcagaatccaaatccgaacactttgatttttcccgaaaatccaccagataccgaaagaattgagtataaggtaacatgataaaaaggatttaaattcaaagatttttagagaggatcataaaaggaatataaaatattgagaaagatttaggggaacctaagtaataagatcccaggtatgatccctcaaacgagaaacgagaacgaaaattaagcgaaccgtataacagataagcggtcattagccaagtaattaggggttaatcaaagaggttagtggatgatgatgtcatcacaccattaagaagaagacaagtataagaggatgacatgagaaagatgacataggcatggtgacataagcatgacaaatggagggattggttggttgattgtgagccacacaatttttacatggtaacaatctaattaacaacaaaaggaagtaaccaagctaaacaccacacaaatcatttaatcaaactagaaacatttttacttcactttttttcccttgctctcggccaaaaccagagcagcaacttaaaactaccatatctccttcaatactcactcaaatattgtgttctatagctcgttggaaaggtattgagatggcctacaactcttgttcacaagtctcgtccaaataagtatggaaagaccctcatttttacagttctttaaatcagacttttagaaacttcaaaacctaactttgtgttcttgatttctttggaaagatcaagcttgtaggaggttagtttaaggcttcctagaaacttaacacctaccaaggaaggtatcaacttcaaaccctagctttgatattacgattccattaagttttattgaagcattgttagtattaagacttgatctttgattataagtagttttgatggatttgtattggttttgaatattgggtctttgattggttggataaattgataaaacttggagttggggactgagtttgtagtatgatggttgaatattgatgtatttgtggtttagagtgaattgatgataatttagagtgttaattaaattggaaatcgcgtaaacataaacgtcataatgtccgattttccttaactgttctgttcttaactttaggacccgtgaactcactggaagattctaacctttgccatgtttagatagttcatgttacgagcttcgttttgatatgtggttcgcttgaatccgatgtacggtttacgagaaacgaccgttttaagtaacggcgtttcgggaacgaaccattacccctcgccttactttgaaaccttggttaaggcccttaaatgactaattggagtatgaaacaattatgtaaagtggactaggcagttggtagggtattcgcgaaagcgtcgccttaaaattcgtaacggttaattattaaaaatggtggagccgagggtactcgaacgacttatgtgatttgttaagtgtagaaatgaccataagaaAACGTTatggttcaattggttaaagtctagtttcttaatcgaccgtggtttaattccggcttatgttgttgttcataggttaccggatccactctaagcttaagtctacccagagcactcaggcaagttttctacccgttatcctgttgttgtgatgtatatatgtatatgttttatcttgtgataagtgcatgaatgttattagcaaatcttgtgatatattggagcatgctgatatggtatatatgcatatctgtttcgtaatcttgatatctaattgttgattcaattgcttataagttgcataatatctatgctagagataagcagtagttgcgtatacccttagtataggggacccaaaggtaaacattttctaaaccgggagacgatgttcccgagtatattata
The sequence above is drawn from the Apium graveolens cultivar Ventura chromosome 2, ASM990537v1, whole genome shotgun sequence genome and encodes:
- the LOC141686848 gene encoding uncharacterized protein LOC141686848, whose translation is MLPIEVGSPSHRAINFDEVANEEGLRINIEIIDEVRDQDVARMDKYKEKTKEHFSKKSKVKNFQVGDLVLRDTEASDPTNTGKLMPRWEGPYKIKEVLSIGTYKLMNMDESEIPNTWHGLRLRKFYQ